tgcactttttttcgaaaacagtgcagaaaagagttaattcagtgccaaaaaaaaaagaaacaaaccaagcattctgattggtcaatgatcaaagaaacttacagatggccaatcaaatcttttgttttcgaatCAAgtgcacgccctggatggtgcaattgatggcgtaatttttccctgattgcgtgacacacgtgcgtttcttctgttttaccatttcgaaattttttcatgtatattattaataactaatcacatgatttttcttgtgcaatttggaataaataagcacttgtaaatttttcaaagaccccaaattgcacttgccctacgggctcgtgcaattttgttagtctttgaaaaattaactcgtgcttatttattccaaattgcactcgaaatcatgtgattacctatacaaattgcAAATAAAACTAAACAGGAGGTCAGTcaatctcaacctgactttgaGGGTTTTCTAcaggcactccggtttcctccctcctcaaaattgactcctagccTAAAATTCCAATTTGCAGAACCCTGTTGATAACAGTACTttgtactgaagggttatTCTGGATaaatattcaaaattattattattattatcatttttatgtagaaatgatgatgatatcaATTTTAGaaggaataaattaaaattattttgatcatGGTATTTTAATGTcactgcttaagcagcagcgagaaaggcgGATtggaaccctgacctctgctatgccagtgcagtgctttAACAGTTGCACGAGCAGATCATTGtggaacaataatattataagcCCGTAGATTTAGAAATAGGTTGGCTGaaagctcaactggtagagcactgcactggcatagtagaggtcagggttcaaatccctgttcaggcctttctcacAGCTGCTTAGCAGCGACATAAAAATgcaatgatcaaattcattcattccacaccgcatttcaaatataaattcttgtattatcatcacaaaacaattattattattactagatatagctctcgctaagtgccaacgagtaaccattcaaaagaaatactaactggtaattttaagacacagagtcatgttttgtgcacggcatttttttgtcacaatctCTCTTGACGTCACAATCTCTGCGAGCTACAATTGGTCCGTTGCAGTTTTCACTACATCATTGGAATCTCTGGAATCTTACCTTACACTCAGGAATGTTACCTtacaaacacgcctctcgatcactcgagattttttccaCCAACACAGTACTTTCGCACGGCTCTATAATGCTGCCGCCTCACCAGCCTCGCGTCTTCGCTCGGCTGGCTCGTtggcaattattattattattattattattacaatattggttggaattttaaaaaacaaccAACCAAAGTGAATGAAGGTGACCCAACTAAATTTGACTGTGGCTCAATCTAGCAAACTAAGGGCTCGTCTGTTGTATTAAATAGCAAACTAAGTGAATTACTGGAAATCATTAAGAGATGGTGATGATAAGAACAATAGAAATGAATGACACAATCCTTAAAGCACTTCATGATGACAAAAGACAAATCTGTTCTTTTCAATAGAAATGAAAGCTTGTCACTTTATTACATGCCATCTCAGAAGCTTTATATACATCTTGGAAAGAGTCATCACAAAAGTCCATGTATTGGCTGGAAATTGTGAAAGTAGCTGaacatttttttaacattctCATAGCCAgagtaaaatatgaaaattgatcCAACTTCTGATCTTGTTCTAAGAACATTGTGTTTTTACCTCTTCTTTAAAGTAATGAGAATGAtgcacaaaataataatatttcaaatCAATAGTTTGTTTCAGTAAGTTATTCTTCTTCTCCATCCTCATTCTGTCCTGATTCAGCAGGTGTGTCGGCAGTTGTAGCACGTTCACTACCACCATCATCACCCTCCACCTCCTTTTCCTTGGTCGTTGCTTGTTCATCAGCTTTTGCCGCCATCTCTTCAGCTTTCTTTCTCTCCTCGGCTGCTTTGGCTGCTGCCTCTTGCTCCAAAGCAAGCCTAGTGGCTTCCTCTAGTTTGTTGTAGACTTCAAAGCGCTTCCGAACAACATCTCTTATTATAGCTGTTAAGTTAAAGAATGGATGATAACTGTTAGTTTGGAATTTGTTATCTTTGACATTCATTAACTTCTCGATAACATCATTGGACCAAAAAAGTTGACAACTCATACAAATGGCTCAAGTGGGTATAGCATATCTGCTTGACCACCCATTGCTCTGATGAGTTCACTGAACTAGTGCCCAGTATAATGCTTGTGCACAGCAATAGTTAAAAAGCTTCTTACCATCAAGGACTGTTCTGGAAACCATGCTTCTATTCAATTCACCCTCCACTTTTTCTAACAGCCAAGGCATAAAGTAGGTTTCCACatctaaaaaagaaattattatagTCATGAAAAGTtccatttttcaaatgtttttaatGCCTTGGTCAAGCAAACAATAGAAGAATGACtgtacaaattattattaatactgCAGAGGAAAATTGTACAGGGACACATCTCACCTCTTTCTATGGGATCATAGAAATAGCCGTGTTCATTTAATGAACCAAAGACTGATGGTACAAGGTCGGCAAGGTAGCTCTAAGAATGAACAAGGAAAGAAGACTTAGTTTCATATCAAATGCTACTTAAAATAATAGCAATCATGATATATCCCCTTttagtaaaaaaattaaatttcaaatgaaatttctttaTAAATTTGATCGCATGCATCCACTATCTACGGGCTTCTCATGGACTCACAtgatgaccagctcccagttggccacatagctcaactggtggagcactgcaccggcattacagaggtcagggttcaagtCCCACTGAGGCCTTTCTTTTGCTACAGCTTAACTTGAAAGACCATAAAcattaacattaataataataatatgaaaatGTTGTGACTCCCTTTTTGAAGGTACTAAACACAAAGCCACCAAAGGGGAGtctcattattattacctgTGCAAAAGCTCGTGCAGATATCTTTTCTCCAGTTTCCCTTTCCTTCCTTAGCACATCTGCCTGTTGTCTCATTCGTCGTTCTTTTTCCTCCCTGTGCCTTCTCTCCTGTTCTTCTAACCTCTGAGTTTCAACAAGCTCAGCATTTCGAAGTTCTTTGAATTGTCTTTGCTGGGCACGAAGATTTGCAAGTTCCTCCTCTTCCATAACTTCCAGTAAAGCTTGTTCAACTGTTTTTCCAACAAGGACTTCTAGGATAGGTTTCACTTCAATGTCAAAGtcaaacaactgcaaaaaaaaagggttaaAACTAACAATTATAAAGAACTTAAGTCAATAAAAACATTCTGTTGTACTTAGTGATAGCAAACAATACCTGAAAAGTGTGTTAATAAGTACTAAATCCGGTAAACTATCACCAAAAACTAATTAAATGATAAGGGAATAAAATTTGTCGCAAACACGTACCATAATGTTAAAGAAATCCACCAGATATGAAGCAGTTCTTTACAATGTTGATTATGTTTTTGATAACAGAGGCCAATATTAATATTGTCTCTGTTGTAACATATGTTTATCATTTTGTGAACCAATCCTAAGGGTTGTTGCAAAGACAATGATGATGTTCctaaaatgataacaaaaactTACTTCTCCCTCTAATATTTGCGTTGCAACATCAACTCCACTCTTTGCAGGAATAAACAAGGGAGACGGAGGTCTATCAAGAAATGCATCTGTTTGTGTCTGAACATCAGCTTCCTCCACACGATCACTTAACTCTTCCAGATATAGTTCCGTCTGTACATCAATGTGTTTCCTTCCTTCAACAGGCTCAGGTGATCTTGGTTTCAACTGTGCCTTGGCACGTTTTCTGGCAATTGCTCTCCTTCTTGCCTCTTGCTGTCTCTGAATTTCTATTGGATCAGGTTGTGCTGTCTgcagaaaagaaatgaaagagacACCCATTGTCAGATCTCTGAGAATCTGATGAAACCAAACTTTGACagaaaaaacatatttttgtcCCATAGTGCAATGCTTTACCTGTTCATTGCACaacagagcagttttcaaatgactgtccaaCGTAGTTAAGTGATTGTGACCACTGCATTGGCAAAAAGATTTTGTGCCAGTTCTTCAACCCATGAGAAGCACGTCTAGAACTAATCACATATTGGACGTGCGATTTTCCCCCGCACCTTGAGCAAGTTAAAGGAAACTGCttggaattctgattggttcatcatgctgtttgttcctgttgtgattggttacaGGAGTTACTTTAGTAAATTAGTTTTTTGATAGTCATTTGCATACCACTCAAAGGACTGATACTAATACCAAGAATACCATTCTGTTTTATACCTTTATCATAGGAATACTAATGCTAATGCATTTAGACTGGTAAACTTACTGCAGGTAAGGTCCTTTGTGCATAGGTATTGCCCCTGACAATTCTTCGATCATACATGATGTTTCCATATGGTGTAGGACTCTCACTTctaaaaaaaacgaaaacatgCTTTTGAGTGTAATTCGCTGATAGTAGTCAATACTGCAGGTAATGTAGCAGAGCCCCAGTCGATAGtgtggcttgtttttaagCGGTGTTTGgcgatgttgttgttgaggtcacccttttagCAGCTTGCTAGTGCTCATTTAGTCACGACATGAAGTCTCTGCCAGTTTTACCAacataagtggcctggcaggtGGAGCACTTAATCTTATAGACCGCTCCTGGATAGTCTTCTGGTTCATCTTTGTCCTTAACATTAGTAAGTGTCATGGGTTTGTGCGCAACTTAGATATTGTAGGATGCATACTGGATCTTGGAGGTCCCTCATATGTAAGGTATAGTAGCTGTAGTGGTaaatgagttgttagagctgttgTTCAGCCTGATGCAAGAGTAatgggccttttgcagctgagtAATCATGTGGTACAAAATTGCCATACTAGAGAGCAAATGAcacactgggacatgttaaagAAAACCACCAAATTTTGTACCACATGATCGCTCAGCTGCAAATGGTCCATTATTTAGTAAAAAACGTGTTAAGAGTTAAGGAACTGCAATAAGCCTTGCCTATTCTCAATATTACAGCTgtcattgaaaagaaatatttcctCACTCACATGTACATGCCTTCCATTTTGGTTCTTTACTGAGAATCAACACACTAAATATGTCCCTTGAGAAAGACTGTATCATCACACATGAAAATGTACggtaatttttcacgtgtgtttgagatagTCAATTAGCTGCCAATATGTCACTTGCTCTATTTAGTGCCATGAATGAAAAGCAACACATTCTCTTTTAATAATGTGAATTGAGTCGGCTTCTTCTTGTTCAtaaggtgtttatataataaacgaAAttatacatggttgcttggagatatggaattttcttcttgtgttcaactTGATGTCTCACGGGTTTGCTGTGCCCACTCTTGAGAAATCAAGTTGAACACTTGAGGAGAAATCGCTGCATGCCTatgtattattttcttgttactGTCAAATAAACTGTTATTCAATATTAGATAAATATAATAATGGAGTGCACACAAATTTGCAGACATGTATGTCTCTTAGTTGGATTGATGCACAGAAACAGAATTAGCCTAAACGCACCCCTAAAATGGTTTCAAAACCTTTTAGTTACTGCtgcacttttgaaaatgtcgtGTCCCTATCTCTTTCGTAGCTAACATACA
This sequence is a window from Acropora palmata chromosome 6, jaAcrPala1.3, whole genome shotgun sequence. Protein-coding genes within it:
- the LOC141885301 gene encoding radial spoke head protein 3 homolog, with the protein product MATVLAQKGDGTRTYTFASQPRPVQQRKKFRDPLTQESESPTPYGNIMYDRRIVRGNTYAQRTLPATAQPDPIEIQRQQEARRRAIARKRAKAQLKPRSPEPVEGRKHIDVQTELYLEELSDRVEEADVQTQTDAFLDRPPSPLFIPAKSGVDVATQILEGELFDFDIEVKPILEVLVGKTVEQALLEVMEEEELANLRAQQRQFKELRNAELVETQRLEEQERRHREEKERRMRQQADVLRKERETGEKISARAFAQSYLADLVPSVFGSLNEHGYFYDPIERDVETYFMPWLLEKVEGELNRSMVSRTVLDAIIRDVVRKRFEVYNKLEEATRLALEQEAAAKAAEERKKAEEMAAKADEQATTKEKEVEGDDGGSERATTADTPAESGQNEDGEEE